In one window of Gemmatimonadota bacterium DNA:
- a CDS encoding peptidase M28, with protein MRRLLAGALLAALAVPASSRAQEIDTLALRGHTFFLAHDLLEGRGTGTRGERMAAAYIA; from the coding sequence ATGCGACGGCTTCTCGCCGGGGCGCTGCTCGCTGCGCTGGCCGTGCCAGCCAGCAGTAGGGCGCAGGAGATCGACACGCTCGCGCTGCGTGGCCACACCTTCTTCCTTGCCCACGACCTGCTGGAAGGCCGGGGCACGGGCACGCGTGGCGAGCGCATGGCCGCGGCCTACATCGC